One Leifsonia shinshuensis DNA window includes the following coding sequences:
- a CDS encoding beta-xylosidase/alpha-l-arabinosidase, translating into MTTTDNLPTVSERVRDLHARMTLDEKLAQIVGYWVDKGEDNVAPLDGEMTTGQSYEDATAQGIGHLTRVYGTRPVDPVERASWLWSEQRRLREQTRLGIPALVHEECLTGLAAWKAATFPTPLAWGAAFDPELVEEMGAAIGASMRELGIHQGLAPVLDVIRDPRWGRVDECIAEDPYVVGTIGTAYVRGLQSSGVHATLKHFVGYSASQAGRNHAPVHAGTREVRDTLLPPFEMAVRDGGVRSVMNSYAEIDGVPVAANPAYLTGVLRDEWGFDGTVVADYFAVAFLHTMHRVAADRGEAAELALAAGIDVELPTGDAFLAPLAERIRAGLADEALVDRAVLRLLAQKEELGLLDETFDTPPASVDLDSPEHRALALRLAEESLVLLTNDGALPLEGDRAAARIAVVGPNSDAAEALMGCYSFANHVLAHHPEVPLGFELPSVLEGLREEFPAADLVHARGCDVEGDDRSGIVTAVSAAADADVAVVVVGDRAGLFGRGTVGEGNDVESLELPGVQRELVEAVVRTGTPTVVIVLSGRPYAIDWAITGPDAPAAVLQAFFPGEEGGRAIAAVLSGRVAPSGHLPVSLPRSAGAQPFSYLHPLLGGPSDVTSADSTPVLPFGHGLSYTTFERTALEADASVAAGGEFSARVTVRNSGERAGTDLVQLYARDVFASVTRPVAQLLGYARVTLEPGEEVEVSFQVPTARLAFTGLDGVRIVEPGDVELWVGPSCASRETETRIALTGPKHAVTPADGRLVRATVAAPAPAPTV; encoded by the coding sequence ATGACTACCACTGACAACCTCCCCACCGTCTCCGAACGCGTGCGCGACCTGCACGCCCGGATGACCCTCGACGAGAAGCTCGCGCAGATCGTCGGCTACTGGGTCGACAAGGGCGAGGACAACGTCGCCCCGCTCGACGGCGAGATGACCACCGGCCAGAGCTACGAGGACGCCACCGCCCAGGGCATCGGCCACCTCACCCGCGTGTACGGCACGCGACCCGTCGACCCCGTGGAGCGCGCCTCCTGGCTCTGGTCGGAGCAGCGCCGGCTGCGCGAGCAGACCCGGCTCGGCATCCCCGCGCTCGTGCACGAGGAGTGCCTGACGGGCCTGGCGGCGTGGAAGGCCGCGACCTTCCCGACGCCGCTCGCCTGGGGCGCGGCCTTCGACCCGGAGCTCGTGGAGGAGATGGGGGCCGCGATCGGCGCCTCGATGCGCGAGCTCGGCATCCACCAGGGCCTCGCGCCGGTGCTCGACGTCATCCGCGACCCGCGCTGGGGCCGCGTGGACGAGTGCATCGCCGAGGACCCGTACGTCGTCGGCACGATCGGGACCGCCTACGTGCGCGGGCTCCAGTCGTCGGGCGTGCACGCCACGCTCAAGCACTTCGTCGGCTACTCGGCGTCGCAGGCCGGGCGCAACCACGCCCCGGTGCACGCCGGGACGCGGGAGGTGCGCGACACTCTGCTGCCTCCGTTCGAGATGGCGGTCCGCGACGGCGGCGTCCGCTCGGTCATGAACTCCTACGCGGAGATCGACGGCGTGCCCGTCGCCGCGAACCCCGCCTACCTCACCGGCGTCCTCCGGGACGAGTGGGGCTTCGACGGCACCGTCGTCGCCGACTACTTCGCGGTCGCGTTCCTGCACACCATGCACCGCGTCGCGGCCGACCGCGGCGAGGCGGCGGAGCTCGCCCTCGCGGCGGGCATCGACGTCGAGCTGCCGACCGGCGACGCCTTCCTCGCGCCGCTGGCCGAGCGCATCCGCGCCGGCCTCGCCGACGAGGCGCTGGTCGACCGGGCCGTGCTGCGCCTGCTCGCGCAGAAGGAGGAGCTCGGCCTGCTGGACGAGACCTTCGACACCCCGCCGGCCTCCGTCGACCTCGACTCGCCGGAACACCGCGCGCTCGCGCTGCGCCTGGCCGAGGAGTCGCTGGTGCTGCTCACCAACGACGGCGCCCTCCCGCTCGAGGGCGACCGCGCCGCCGCCCGGATCGCGGTGGTCGGCCCCAACTCCGACGCCGCCGAGGCGCTGATGGGCTGCTACTCGTTCGCCAACCACGTGCTCGCCCACCACCCGGAGGTCCCGCTCGGGTTCGAGCTGCCGTCGGTGCTGGAGGGGCTGCGCGAGGAGTTCCCGGCGGCCGATCTCGTCCACGCCCGCGGCTGCGACGTGGAGGGCGACGACCGCTCCGGCATCGTCACCGCCGTGAGCGCCGCCGCCGACGCCGACGTGGCCGTGGTCGTCGTCGGCGACCGCGCCGGCCTGTTCGGCCGCGGCACCGTCGGCGAGGGCAACGACGTCGAGAGCCTGGAACTGCCGGGCGTCCAGCGCGAGCTGGTCGAGGCCGTCGTCCGCACCGGCACACCGACGGTCGTCATCGTGCTCTCCGGCCGCCCGTACGCGATCGACTGGGCGATCACCGGCCCGGACGCCCCGGCGGCCGTGCTGCAGGCGTTCTTCCCGGGCGAGGAGGGCGGCCGCGCCATCGCCGCCGTGCTCTCCGGCCGCGTGGCCCCCAGCGGCCACCTCCCGGTGTCCCTGCCGCGGTCGGCCGGCGCGCAGCCGTTCTCATACCTGCACCCGCTGCTCGGCGGACCGTCGGACGTGACGAGCGCCGACAGCACGCCGGTCCTCCCGTTCGGCCACGGCCTGAGCTACACGACCTTCGAGCGGACCGCGCTGGAGGCCGACGCCTCGGTCGCCGCCGGCGGCGAGTTCTCGGCGCGCGTGACCGTCCGCAACAGCGGCGAGCGCGCGGGCACCGACCTGGTGCAGCTGTACGCCCGCGACGTGTTCGCGAGCGTCACCCGCCCGGTCGCGCAGCTGCTCGGCTACGCACGGGTCACGCTGGAGCCGGGCGAGGAGGTCGAGGTCTCCTTCCAGGTTCCGACCGCGCGACTGGCGTTCACCGGCCTCGACGGCGTGCGCATCGTGGAGCCGGGCGACGTGGAGCTGTGGGTCGGCCCGTCCTGCGCCTCCCGCGAGACGGAGACCCGCATCGCGCTGACCGGCCCGAAGCACGCGGTCACCCCGGCCGACGGCCGCCTGGTGCGCGCCACGGTCGCCGCCCCCGCCCCTGCTCCGACCGTCTGA
- a CDS encoding carbohydrate ABC transporter permease, translating into MTTLTVSNRAARRAERKNLPWGSPAVYFIALIVIALMIVPIAYIIIGGFRTNSQITVDPAGFPNPWNVANYVDVFTGGVFWSQVLNSTITALVTTIGAVALGLMASYVLARYTFRGSGFLYALFAAGLMFPITVAITPLYIVVRNLGLMNSLAGVIIPQIAFALPTTIIILVPFLRAIPDEIQEAAFIDGCSRLGFFFRMVLRLSLPGVITVGILAFIASWNSYLLPLFILNDQATFTLPLGVQAFSSQYATDTSKVLAFTSLSMIPALIFFSLFERRIVGGLTGAVKG; encoded by the coding sequence ATGACAACCCTCACCGTCTCCAACCGCGCCGCGCGCCGCGCCGAGCGCAAGAACCTCCCCTGGGGCTCGCCCGCCGTCTACTTCATCGCGCTCATCGTGATCGCCCTGATGATCGTGCCGATCGCGTACATCATCATCGGCGGCTTCCGGACGAACTCGCAGATCACGGTCGATCCGGCCGGCTTCCCGAACCCGTGGAACGTGGCGAACTACGTGGACGTGTTCACCGGCGGAGTCTTCTGGAGCCAGGTCCTCAACTCGACGATCACCGCCCTCGTCACCACGATCGGCGCGGTCGCGCTCGGGCTGATGGCCAGCTACGTGCTCGCCCGGTACACCTTCCGGGGCAGCGGGTTCCTCTACGCGCTGTTCGCCGCCGGGCTGATGTTCCCGATCACCGTCGCGATCACGCCGCTCTACATCGTGGTGCGCAACCTCGGCCTGATGAACTCGCTCGCCGGCGTCATCATCCCGCAGATCGCGTTCGCGCTGCCGACGACCATCATCATCCTGGTGCCGTTCCTGCGGGCGATCCCCGACGAGATCCAGGAGGCCGCCTTCATCGACGGCTGCAGCCGGCTCGGGTTCTTCTTCCGGATGGTACTGCGCCTCTCGCTCCCCGGCGTGATCACGGTCGGCATCCTGGCCTTCATCGCCAGCTGGAACAGCTACCTGCTGCCCCTGTTCATCCTCAACGACCAGGCGACCTTCACCCTGCCGCTCGGCGTGCAGGCGTTCTCGTCGCAGTACGCCACCGACACCTCTAAGGTGCTGGCCTTCACGTCGCTGTCGATGATCCCCGCGCTGATCTTCTTCAGCCTGTTCGAGCGCCGCATCGTCGGCGGTCTCACCGGTGCGGTCAAGGGCTGA
- a CDS encoding carbohydrate ABC transporter permease, with protein MSTADLAQHDGSGATASLPSQPRRRRGAGWGLGAEILLLAGPAVIVFLAFVIFPVVMAAYYGFFRWAGYGTPTDFVGLQNYAVILTDPAFLAALGHNAFIVVMSIVIQGPIAILLALLLNRRMKGQSIIRVLIFVPYVISEVVVGTGWSLMLATNGALNGFLHNVGLGFLAHDWLSDPNIAIWTLMAILTWKYVGFAVILFLAGLQGIPEELYEAAALDGASYWQIQRRITLPLLGPTLRIWAFLSIIGALQLFDLVYIIWGQYVASTAGTSTMATYMVANGRNAGNYGYGNAVAVVIFLISLIVALIYQRFVLRRDTAGAVTTAKKAERTKGRRNAAAKERTA; from the coding sequence GTGTCGACGGCGGATCTCGCGCAGCACGACGGGAGCGGCGCCACCGCGTCGCTCCCGTCGCAGCCGCGCCGCCGCCGCGGCGCGGGCTGGGGCCTCGGCGCCGAGATCCTCCTCCTGGCCGGCCCCGCCGTCATCGTCTTCCTGGCCTTCGTGATCTTCCCGGTCGTGATGGCCGCCTACTACGGCTTCTTCCGCTGGGCGGGCTACGGCACCCCCACCGACTTCGTCGGACTCCAGAACTACGCCGTCATCCTCACCGACCCCGCCTTCCTGGCGGCGCTCGGCCACAACGCCTTCATCGTGGTGATGTCCATCGTCATCCAGGGCCCGATCGCCATCCTCCTCGCGCTCCTGCTCAACCGCAGGATGAAGGGGCAGTCGATCATCCGCGTGCTGATCTTCGTGCCCTACGTGATCTCGGAGGTCGTGGTCGGCACGGGCTGGAGCCTGATGCTCGCCACCAACGGCGCGCTCAACGGCTTCCTGCACAACGTCGGCCTCGGCTTCCTGGCGCACGACTGGCTGTCCGACCCGAACATCGCCATCTGGACCCTGATGGCCATCCTGACCTGGAAGTACGTCGGCTTCGCCGTCATCCTCTTCCTCGCCGGCCTGCAGGGCATCCCCGAGGAGCTCTACGAGGCGGCAGCGCTCGACGGCGCGTCGTACTGGCAGATCCAGCGCAGGATCACCCTGCCGCTGCTCGGCCCGACGCTGCGGATCTGGGCGTTCCTCTCGATCATCGGCGCCCTCCAGCTGTTCGATCTCGTCTACATCATCTGGGGCCAGTACGTCGCCTCCACCGCGGGCACCTCCACGATGGCGACCTACATGGTCGCGAACGGCCGCAACGCCGGCAACTACGGCTACGGCAACGCCGTCGCCGTCGTGATCTTCCTCATCTCCCTGATCGTCGCGCTGATCTACCAGCGCTTCGTCCTCCGCCGCGACACCGCAGGCGCCGTGACCACGGCGAAGAAGGCCGAGCGCACGAAGGGCCGCAGGAACGCGGCCGCGAAAGAAAGGACGGCGTGA
- a CDS encoding ABC transporter substrate-binding protein → MKAKKLLIGAAVLAAGSLALTACSGTSSDSSSNSKVTMSLWQNSTTGPGQQYWKDAIAAFEKANPNVTIKMQSIQNEDLDGKLQTALNSGDAPDIFLQRGGGKMAAMVQAGQLMDLTDKVSSDTKKVISSGSFKAETYQNKVYAMPLSVLPGGLFYSQDLFKAAGITGAPKTIDDLSADVQKLKATGVAPIALGAKDAWPAAHWFYWFALRECSGTTMEKTADSKSFSDGCWLKAAQDLEDFAGQKPFNDGFLTTSAQQGAGSSAGLVANHKAAMELMGAWDPGVIASLTPDQKPLADLGFYPFPELSSAGKGEPGSIMGGVDGYSCSAKAPKQCADFLNFIATTPQQIAYYKAFNSPPVNTDAQKEVTEPYLKDVLAAYNKAPYVSQWLDTVLGQNIGNALNVAVVDMLAGKSDAKGLIQAANDAAKKG, encoded by the coding sequence ATGAAAGCCAAGAAGCTCCTCATCGGAGCAGCTGTCCTGGCAGCGGGCTCGCTCGCGCTGACCGCGTGCAGCGGCACCTCCTCCGACAGCTCCAGCAACAGCAAAGTGACCATGTCGCTGTGGCAGAACTCGACGACCGGCCCCGGCCAGCAGTACTGGAAGGACGCGATCGCAGCCTTCGAGAAGGCGAACCCGAACGTCACGATCAAGATGCAGTCGATCCAGAACGAGGACCTCGACGGCAAGCTGCAGACCGCGCTCAACTCGGGTGACGCCCCCGACATCTTCCTGCAGCGCGGCGGCGGCAAGATGGCCGCCATGGTCCAGGCCGGCCAGCTGATGGACCTGACCGACAAGGTCTCGTCCGACACCAAGAAGGTCATCTCCTCCGGCTCGTTCAAGGCCGAGACCTACCAGAACAAGGTCTACGCGATGCCGCTCTCGGTCCTCCCTGGCGGCCTCTTCTACAGCCAGGACCTCTTCAAGGCGGCAGGGATCACCGGAGCTCCCAAGACCATCGACGACCTCAGCGCCGACGTCCAGAAGCTGAAGGCCACGGGCGTCGCCCCGATCGCCCTCGGCGCCAAGGACGCCTGGCCCGCCGCGCACTGGTTCTACTGGTTCGCGCTCCGCGAGTGCTCCGGCACGACGATGGAGAAGACGGCCGACTCGAAGAGCTTCTCGGACGGCTGCTGGCTGAAGGCCGCTCAGGACCTGGAGGACTTCGCCGGCCAGAAGCCGTTCAACGACGGCTTCCTGACCACCTCCGCCCAGCAGGGCGCCGGCTCCTCCGCCGGTCTGGTCGCCAACCACAAGGCCGCCATGGAGCTCATGGGCGCGTGGGACCCGGGCGTGATCGCCTCCCTCACTCCCGACCAGAAGCCCCTCGCCGACCTCGGCTTCTACCCGTTCCCGGAGCTCTCCAGCGCCGGCAAGGGTGAGCCCGGCTCGATCATGGGCGGCGTCGACGGCTACTCCTGCTCGGCCAAGGCTCCGAAGCAGTGCGCCGACTTCCTGAACTTCATCGCGACGACCCCGCAGCAGATCGCCTACTACAAGGCCTTCAACTCGCCGCCGGTCAACACCGACGCTCAGAAGGAGGTCACCGAGCCCTACCTGAAGGACGTCCTCGCCGCCTACAACAAGGCGCCGTACGTCTCGCAGTGGCTGGACACGGTCCTCGGCCAGAACATCGGCAACGCGCTGAACGTGGCCGTGGTCGACATGCTCGCCGGCAAGAGCGACGCCAAGGGCCTGATCCAGGCCGCGAACGACGCCGCGAAGAAGGGCTGA
- a CDS encoding LacI family DNA-binding transcriptional regulator, which translates to MGRRPTINDVAEAAGVSAATVSKAVNGRYGVASHTAERVLQVVEELGYESSLVASSMRSRQTGVIGVLVADFEPFSAEVLKGVGAALAESRYDLLAYSGSRQLAPEGWERRSLSRLSGTLIDGVIMVTPTVVNVNADVPIVAVDPHTGRADLPTVESDSFGGARSAVDFLIGLGHRRIGFVAGRPDLRSSAARDAGYRRALTEAGIPFDPAIVGVGNYEQESAREAARRLLAAPERPSAIFAANDLSAIVVIEVAHELGLEVPRDLSVVGFDDIPEASRYSTPLTTIRQPMGRLGAAAAELVVALMAGEEPDPTHIRLPTRLIRRASTAPPA; encoded by the coding sequence ATGGGACGGCGTCCAACCATCAACGACGTGGCCGAGGCGGCCGGAGTGTCCGCTGCGACCGTGTCCAAGGCGGTCAACGGCCGCTACGGCGTCGCGTCGCACACCGCCGAGCGCGTGCTCCAGGTCGTGGAGGAGCTCGGCTACGAGTCGAGCCTCGTCGCGTCGAGCATGCGCTCGCGGCAGACCGGCGTGATCGGCGTGCTGGTGGCCGACTTCGAGCCGTTCAGCGCCGAGGTGCTGAAGGGCGTCGGCGCTGCGCTCGCGGAGTCCCGCTACGACCTCCTCGCCTACAGCGGCTCGCGCCAGCTCGCGCCGGAGGGCTGGGAGCGCCGCTCGCTCAGCCGGCTGAGCGGCACGCTGATCGACGGCGTGATCATGGTGACGCCGACGGTGGTCAACGTGAACGCGGACGTCCCGATCGTCGCGGTCGACCCGCACACCGGCCGCGCCGACCTCCCGACCGTGGAGTCGGACAGCTTCGGGGGAGCGCGCAGCGCCGTGGACTTCCTGATCGGGCTCGGCCACCGCCGGATCGGCTTCGTCGCCGGCCGGCCGGACCTGCGCTCGTCGGCCGCGCGCGACGCGGGCTACCGGAGGGCGCTGACGGAGGCCGGCATCCCGTTCGACCCGGCCATCGTCGGCGTCGGCAACTACGAGCAGGAGAGCGCGCGGGAGGCGGCCAGGCGGCTGCTCGCGGCGCCAGAGCGGCCCAGCGCGATCTTCGCCGCCAACGACCTGTCCGCGATCGTGGTCATCGAGGTGGCGCACGAGCTGGGGCTGGAGGTGCCGCGCGACCTGTCGGTGGTCGGCTTCGACGACATCCCGGAGGCGTCACGGTACTCGACGCCGCTGACGACGATCCGGCAGCCGATGGGGCGGCTGGGCGCGGCCGCGGCCGAGCTGGTTGTGGCGCTGATGGCGGGCGAGGAGCCCGACCCGACCCACATCCGCCTCCCCACGCGGCTCATCCGCCGCGCCAGCACCGCCCCGCCCGCGTAG
- a CDS encoding Gfo/Idh/MocA family protein, with translation MTRWGILGTGWIAGAMTADLQLHGHTVTAVGSRADDSAARFAAAHGIPRSHGSYEALVADPEVDVVYIATPHPQHAPNALLALAAGKHVLVEKPFTMNGAEAESIAAAARATGLVALEAMWTRWLPHMRRLHEIIADGTIGEVRTVIAHHAQRASADPAGRLLNPALGGGALLDMGVYPVSFAWDVLGEPTAVQALSTPTATGVDRQTSILLGHAGGAQSVLTCGLDGRGSNGAVVVGTEARIELAPFFFSPTVLRVLDPEDRELERFEATVTGRGMQYQAEAMERLIAVGGEDPRMPLAQTVAIMGTLDEIRTRIALHY, from the coding sequence ATGACACGATGGGGCATCCTCGGCACCGGCTGGATCGCGGGCGCGATGACCGCCGACCTGCAACTGCACGGGCACACCGTCACCGCCGTCGGCTCGCGGGCCGACGACTCGGCCGCGCGGTTCGCCGCCGCCCACGGCATCCCGCGCTCGCACGGCAGCTACGAGGCCCTCGTCGCGGACCCCGAGGTGGACGTCGTCTACATCGCGACTCCGCACCCGCAGCACGCGCCGAACGCCCTGCTGGCGCTGGCCGCGGGCAAGCACGTCCTAGTCGAGAAGCCCTTCACCATGAACGGCGCGGAGGCCGAGAGCATCGCGGCCGCCGCGCGCGCCACCGGCCTGGTCGCCCTGGAGGCGATGTGGACGCGCTGGCTCCCGCACATGCGCCGCCTGCACGAGATCATCGCGGACGGCACGATCGGGGAGGTCCGCACCGTCATCGCGCACCACGCCCAGCGCGCGAGCGCGGACCCGGCCGGGAGGCTGCTGAACCCGGCGCTCGGCGGTGGAGCCCTCCTCGACATGGGCGTCTACCCTGTCTCGTTCGCGTGGGACGTGCTCGGCGAGCCGACCGCCGTCCAGGCCCTCTCCACGCCGACGGCGACCGGAGTCGACCGGCAGACGTCGATCCTGCTGGGCCACGCGGGAGGAGCCCAGTCGGTGCTGACTTGCGGGCTCGACGGGCGCGGCAGCAACGGCGCCGTCGTGGTCGGCACCGAGGCCCGGATCGAGCTGGCCCCGTTCTTCTTCTCGCCGACCGTGCTGCGGGTGCTCGACCCGGAGGACCGCGAGCTCGAGCGCTTCGAGGCGACCGTCACCGGCCGCGGGATGCAGTACCAGGCGGAGGCCATGGAGCGCCTGATCGCCGTCGGCGGCGAGGACCCCCGAATGCCGCTCGCCCAGACCGTAGCGATCATGGGCACCCTAGACGAGATCCGCACCCGCATCGCCCTCCACTACTGA
- a CDS encoding TetR/AcrR family transcriptional regulator, which produces MARPKKQDERRADLIEAALSAVGERGLRSLSLADVAAKAGLTRGAILYYYEDLDQLLVEAHRAGLERFCDHRDAVVAGIPEPQLQLAAAIREGLPSGPDDALMRLLYEFDVLAGTSTLHDELVERMYLRQLATYTGILERGAAAGVFAPALPVETLAMNLVALEDAYGLHIVAGNSLITVASAEAAMRAAASGLGAPTELGAPTEPGPPTEPGAPADL; this is translated from the coding sequence ATGGCCCGGCCGAAGAAGCAGGATGAGCGCCGCGCCGACCTCATCGAGGCGGCGCTCAGCGCGGTCGGCGAGCGCGGCCTCCGCTCGCTCTCGCTGGCCGATGTCGCGGCCAAGGCCGGGCTCACCCGGGGCGCGATCCTCTACTACTACGAGGACCTCGATCAGCTCCTCGTCGAAGCCCATCGCGCCGGCCTCGAACGGTTCTGCGACCACCGGGATGCGGTGGTCGCCGGCATCCCCGAACCGCAGCTCCAGCTCGCCGCCGCCATCCGGGAAGGTCTGCCGAGCGGCCCGGACGACGCGCTGATGCGGCTGCTCTACGAGTTCGACGTGTTGGCGGGGACCTCCACGCTGCACGACGAGCTGGTCGAGCGGATGTACCTCCGGCAGCTCGCGACCTACACCGGCATCCTGGAGCGCGGGGCCGCGGCGGGCGTCTTCGCGCCGGCGCTCCCGGTCGAGACCCTGGCGATGAACCTGGTCGCTCTGGAGGACGCCTACGGCCTCCACATCGTCGCGGGCAACAGCCTGATCACCGTCGCGAGCGCGGAGGCGGCCATGCGCGCCGCGGCCTCCGGGCTGGGCGCACCCACTGAACTGGGCGCACCCACTGAGCCAGGCCCACCCACTGAGCCGGGCGCCCCGGCCGATCTCTGA
- a CDS encoding amidohydrolase: MTAPRTADLLLTGARVRTFDDAQPWAEAVGVTGGRISYVGPAAEAPAARETRDLGGALVTPGIIDSHNHLLLGFDPDAVSLEGAETLEEVRRRIRDLADRRPELDWICAENAVYSIVPGRRPNAADLAGLTERPVFVTTYDQHSVWLNDAALRSLGIAHGGDIPWGRPERDEDGRPTGWVTDFYTSAMTTAGLAGLQRDIPLYSPERRYRRLLGSLALATASGITTVVEPQVPLAEIGLLDRARERGLLSSRVIAALFHPIDADAAFRRELREAVDGAPADDRLRFGPVKLYADDVIEPHTAWMLDDYANRPGHRGHPSAPVGELTRIVAELDRLGFQTHTHATGDGGIRLALDAIEAAARTNGTRDRRHGIVHVECLHPDDLPRFAAHGITAAMQPRHCSPDLVAGTWMENVGEQRWDRAWRLRSLMESGAHVALSSDWQVGEMDPLVGFYSALTRAGLDGRDAWTPAERIGLDDAIRGYTREGAWAWHAEDDRGVLRVGAAADVVAWSDDLYEHEGDPAALLEQRAALTVVGGEIVHDADRDAPAPEQFGALAHCSAAGH; the protein is encoded by the coding sequence ATGACCGCACCACGCACCGCCGACCTCCTGCTCACCGGAGCCCGGGTCAGGACCTTCGACGACGCGCAGCCGTGGGCCGAAGCGGTCGGGGTCACCGGCGGCCGGATCAGTTACGTCGGGCCAGCAGCCGAGGCTCCGGCCGCCCGCGAGACGCGCGACCTCGGCGGCGCGCTCGTCACCCCCGGCATCATCGACAGCCACAACCACCTCCTGCTCGGCTTCGACCCCGACGCGGTGAGCCTGGAGGGCGCAGAGACCCTGGAGGAGGTCCGCCGCCGCATCCGCGACCTCGCCGACCGCCGCCCCGAGCTCGACTGGATCTGCGCGGAGAACGCCGTCTACTCGATCGTCCCCGGTCGCCGCCCGAACGCCGCCGACCTCGCCGGGCTGACGGAGCGCCCGGTGTTCGTCACCACGTACGACCAGCACTCGGTCTGGCTCAACGACGCGGCGCTGCGGTCGCTCGGCATCGCGCACGGCGGCGACATCCCGTGGGGCCGCCCGGAGCGCGACGAGGACGGCCGGCCGACGGGCTGGGTCACCGACTTCTACACCAGCGCGATGACCACCGCGGGCCTCGCGGGCCTGCAGCGCGACATCCCGCTCTACTCGCCCGAGCGCCGCTACCGCCGCCTGCTCGGCAGCCTCGCCCTGGCGACCGCGTCCGGGATCACCACGGTGGTGGAGCCGCAGGTGCCGCTCGCGGAGATCGGCCTCCTCGACCGGGCGCGCGAGCGCGGGCTGCTGAGCTCGCGGGTGATCGCCGCGCTGTTCCACCCGATCGACGCGGACGCGGCCTTCCGGCGCGAGCTGCGGGAGGCCGTCGACGGCGCCCCCGCGGACGACCGGCTGCGCTTCGGCCCGGTCAAGCTCTACGCGGACGACGTGATCGAGCCGCACACGGCGTGGATGCTCGACGACTACGCGAACCGTCCCGGCCACCGCGGGCACCCGTCCGCTCCGGTCGGGGAGCTGACCCGCATCGTCGCCGAGCTCGACCGGCTCGGCTTCCAGACCCACACCCACGCGACCGGGGACGGCGGCATCCGCCTGGCCCTCGACGCGATCGAGGCCGCCGCCCGGACGAACGGGACCCGCGACCGCCGGCACGGGATCGTCCACGTGGAGTGCCTGCACCCGGACGACCTCCCGCGCTTCGCCGCGCACGGCATCACGGCCGCGATGCAGCCACGGCACTGCTCGCCCGACCTGGTCGCGGGCACCTGGATGGAGAACGTCGGCGAGCAGCGCTGGGACCGTGCCTGGCGCCTCCGCTCGCTGATGGAGTCGGGCGCGCACGTCGCGCTGTCCAGCGACTGGCAGGTCGGCGAGATGGACCCGCTCGTCGGCTTCTACTCGGCGCTCACCCGCGCCGGCCTCGACGGCCGCGACGCCTGGACGCCCGCCGAGCGGATCGGCCTGGACGACGCGATCCGCGGCTACACGCGCGAGGGGGCGTGGGCGTGGCACGCGGAGGACGACCGGGGGGTGCTGCGGGTCGGCGCGGCGGCCGATGTCGTCGCCTGGTCGGACGACCTGTACGAGCACGAGGGCGACCCGGCCGCGCTGCTGGAGCAGCGGGCGGCACTGACCGTCGTCGGCGGCGAGATCGTCCACGACGCCGACCGGGACGCGCCCGCTCCCGAGCAGTTCGGGGCGCTCGCGCACTGCTCGGCGGCGGGGCACTAG